In Nocardioides sp. JQ2195, a genomic segment contains:
- a CDS encoding WXG100 family type VII secretion target: MTGHNIAVGYEDLDGAAATIKNRAIDIEDKLNAMERRMIARKDEWTGDASNAFDESRADWEGAMNDMKNVLNDIGHQVGLSNQEYQAAEAANARRFR; encoded by the coding sequence ATGACTGGGCACAACATCGCAGTTGGCTACGAAGACCTCGACGGTGCCGCGGCCACCATCAAGAACCGGGCGATCGACATCGAGGACAAGCTGAACGCCATGGAGCGTCGGATGATCGCTCGCAAGGACGAGTGGACCGGTGACGCATCCAACGCCTTCGACGAGTCGCGTGCCGACTGGGAGGGCGCGATGAACGACATGAAGAACGTGCTGAACGACATCGGCCACCAGGTCGGTCTCTCCAACCAGGAGTACCAGGCCGCCGAGGCTGCCAACGCGAGGCGCTTTCGCTGA
- a CDS encoding WXG100 family type VII secretion target → MSTGGYKASADVLSAAAKDVKSTQEDLDAIITDIRNKLDVLNQTWQGRGGQAFQGAILSWQRTANRVTGALDNFHASLTGTEQTYNETDDFVAGGLNRYEDGAL, encoded by the coding sequence ATGAGCACAGGCGGATACAAGGCAAGTGCTGACGTCCTCAGCGCCGCTGCGAAGGACGTCAAGAGCACCCAGGAGGATCTTGACGCCATCATCACCGACATCCGGAACAAGCTGGACGTCCTCAACCAGACTTGGCAGGGTCGCGGCGGCCAGGCGTTCCAGGGCGCCATCCTCTCGTGGCAGCGCACCGCCAACCGGGTCACCGGCGCGTTGGACAACTTCCACGCCAGCCTGACCGGCACCGAGCAGACCTACAACGAGACCGACGACTTCGTCGCCGGTGGCCTGAACCGTTACGAGGACGGCGCTCTCTGA
- the eccCa gene encoding type VII secretion protein EccCa, translating to MTTLRSGQRLEPPEVPTGQVAVQAPPELQPREGAGNAMMMAIPMLGSVGSILVVATMSSDNGGNIKRLIAGGMFLFATVGFIIVQIDRQRKQRQQQLSGSRTEYLRYLATIREVARNAADKQRAALNWHHPDPSVLPSLAEDRVRLWEHSPGDERFLHVRYGLSSQPLSLELIPPESAPIEQVDPAAASALHRLLVVHRVQPNLPASIDLRAFDRIELTGPVETARALARAMICSASAFHHPEHMIVAVLCSDDHLAEWDWLKWLPHSLSAQQGDAVGPRRMVTTSLDDLGAMLPQDLSERPRFGADEGPALPHILLVIDGGHLPPGNHIIPPDGLHGVTLIDLPERWDELDDPTRLRLDFADLPPEDGRQPVTALRVRSEPMKGLADQMDLATAEAFARRLAPLNTVSLGSDSASGESTGPTDFMDLLGLGDVFSFETRSAWRQRPARDRLRVPIGVADNGSPVHLDIKESAQQGMGPHGLVIGATGSGKSEFLRTLVLGLSMTHSPEQLNMVLVDFKGGATFAGMSEMPHVSAVITNLAEELTLVDRMQDALSGEMVRRQEMLRAAGNFASIRDYEKARAAGEDLPPMPSLFIVVDEFSEMLTAKPEFIDLFVAIGRLGRSLGLHLLLASQRLEEGRLRGLESHLSYRVGLRTFSAVESRTVLGVPDAYELPAVPGLGFLKPDQSTLLRFKAAYVSGAPSGRARIRRDEGGNLRGILPFTIAEVQSLEPIEDDIVEPVAAPRPQQGDQESLLDIAVDKMIGQGTPAHQVWLPPLDVADTLDSLMGDLAVDTKLGLVSQKWRGLGGLTVPIGIVDRPREQRRDTMTVNLTGAAGHAAVVGGPRTGKSTMLRTMVTSMALTTTPLESQFFILDFGGGTFTPLASLPHVSGVGTRSEPDVVRRIVAEVKGVVDRREAYFRNNGIDSIETYRSRRAQGRADDGYGDVFLVVDGWSTLRSDFDDLEIELQALAQRGLTFGVHLLVAAGRWADFRAALRDIFGTRLELRLGDPLDSEIDRKVAQLVPTGRPGRGLMAGKLHFLGALPRIDGDQDAATLGDGVEDLIRRTTEAWRGPSGPKVRLLPSKVTLERVREQAGDSAARRILLGINEKELAPVSIDMDAEPHLLVLGDGQSGKSALLRAVVQEIVRTRSPKEAQIISIDYRRSLLGEIPEAYNLDYLTSATQAGPALKDLAEYLTNRLPGPDVTPDQLRARSWWTGADAFVLVDDYDLVATQQGSPVHALAPLLAQAKDTGFHLIVTRRSGGASRAMYDPIIQTIRDLAMPGILLSGNPEEGLLLGNLRAKPQPPGRGRLITRDRGVEALQLAWSEPVEG from the coding sequence GTGACGACGCTCCGAAGTGGACAACGCCTCGAACCGCCCGAGGTGCCCACCGGGCAGGTGGCGGTCCAGGCACCGCCGGAGCTCCAGCCGCGCGAGGGTGCGGGCAACGCGATGATGATGGCGATCCCGATGCTGGGCAGCGTCGGGTCGATCCTCGTCGTGGCCACGATGAGCAGTGACAACGGCGGCAACATCAAGCGACTGATCGCCGGCGGCATGTTCCTCTTCGCCACGGTCGGCTTCATCATCGTGCAGATCGACCGTCAGCGGAAGCAGCGCCAGCAACAGCTCAGCGGCTCCCGCACCGAGTACCTCCGCTACCTGGCCACCATCCGCGAGGTCGCTCGCAACGCCGCCGACAAGCAACGCGCGGCGCTGAACTGGCACCACCCCGACCCGTCGGTGCTCCCGTCCCTGGCCGAGGACCGGGTCCGCCTGTGGGAGCACAGTCCGGGGGACGAACGCTTCCTCCACGTGAGGTACGGGTTGTCCTCCCAGCCGCTCTCCCTGGAGCTGATCCCGCCCGAGAGCGCACCCATCGAGCAGGTCGACCCGGCGGCGGCGTCCGCACTCCACCGTCTCCTGGTGGTCCACCGGGTGCAACCGAACCTGCCGGCCTCGATCGACCTGCGCGCCTTCGACCGCATCGAGCTCACCGGGCCGGTCGAGACGGCACGGGCGTTGGCTCGCGCGATGATCTGCTCGGCGAGCGCGTTCCACCACCCGGAGCACATGATCGTGGCCGTGCTGTGCAGTGACGACCACCTGGCCGAGTGGGACTGGCTCAAGTGGCTTCCCCACTCTCTGAGCGCTCAGCAGGGTGACGCCGTGGGTCCCCGACGGATGGTGACCACGTCGCTGGACGACCTCGGTGCGATGCTCCCCCAGGACCTCTCCGAGCGTCCGCGCTTCGGCGCCGACGAGGGCCCGGCACTCCCCCACATCCTGCTGGTGATCGACGGGGGCCACCTGCCTCCCGGGAACCACATCATTCCCCCGGACGGTCTCCACGGGGTCACCCTGATCGACCTCCCCGAGCGCTGGGACGAGCTCGACGACCCCACCCGCCTGCGACTCGACTTCGCCGACCTTCCGCCCGAGGACGGCCGTCAGCCGGTGACCGCGCTGCGGGTCCGCAGCGAACCGATGAAGGGGCTCGCCGACCAGATGGACCTCGCCACCGCCGAGGCGTTCGCCCGACGACTGGCCCCGCTCAACACCGTGTCCCTCGGCTCCGACTCCGCCAGCGGCGAGAGCACCGGACCGACGGACTTCATGGACCTGCTCGGCCTCGGCGACGTGTTCTCGTTCGAGACCCGCTCCGCCTGGCGGCAACGGCCGGCCCGCGACCGCCTCCGGGTGCCGATAGGCGTCGCCGACAACGGCTCGCCGGTGCACCTCGACATCAAGGAGTCCGCCCAGCAGGGCATGGGCCCCCACGGGCTGGTCATCGGCGCCACCGGCTCCGGGAAGTCCGAGTTCCTGCGGACCCTGGTCCTGGGCCTCTCCATGACCCACTCCCCCGAGCAGCTCAACATGGTGCTGGTCGACTTCAAGGGTGGTGCCACGTTCGCCGGCATGTCCGAGATGCCCCACGTCTCCGCGGTGATCACCAACCTGGCCGAGGAGCTCACCCTGGTCGACCGCATGCAGGACGCCCTGTCGGGTGAGATGGTGCGTCGGCAGGAGATGCTGCGCGCGGCCGGCAACTTCGCCTCGATCCGCGACTACGAGAAGGCACGTGCAGCCGGGGAGGACCTCCCGCCGATGCCGTCGCTGTTCATCGTCGTCGACGAGTTCTCCGAGATGCTGACCGCCAAGCCGGAGTTCATCGACCTCTTCGTCGCCATCGGACGGCTCGGCCGATCGCTCGGGCTCCACCTGCTGCTGGCCAGCCAGCGGCTCGAGGAGGGTCGCCTGCGCGGCCTCGAGTCCCACCTCTCCTACCGCGTCGGGCTGCGCACCTTCTCGGCGGTCGAGTCCCGCACCGTCCTCGGTGTCCCCGACGCGTACGAGCTCCCCGCAGTTCCCGGCCTGGGCTTCCTCAAGCCCGACCAGTCCACGCTGCTGCGCTTCAAGGCCGCCTACGTCTCCGGCGCCCCGTCGGGCCGGGCGAGGATCCGACGCGACGAGGGCGGCAACCTGCGCGGGATCCTGCCGTTCACGATCGCCGAGGTGCAGTCGCTCGAGCCCATCGAGGACGACATCGTCGAGCCCGTCGCGGCTCCCCGGCCGCAGCAGGGCGACCAGGAGTCGCTGCTCGACATCGCCGTCGACAAGATGATCGGTCAGGGCACGCCCGCCCACCAGGTGTGGCTGCCGCCGCTCGACGTCGCCGACACGCTCGACTCGCTGATGGGCGACCTGGCGGTGGACACGAAGCTGGGGTTGGTCAGCCAGAAGTGGCGCGGGCTCGGTGGCCTGACCGTGCCGATCGGCATCGTCGACCGTCCCCGCGAGCAGCGACGCGACACGATGACCGTCAACCTGACCGGCGCCGCCGGACACGCCGCCGTCGTCGGCGGACCGCGCACCGGCAAGAGCACGATGCTGCGCACGATGGTGACCAGCATGGCGCTGACCACCACCCCGCTGGAGAGCCAGTTCTTCATCCTGGACTTCGGGGGCGGCACGTTCACGCCCCTGGCGTCCCTCCCCCACGTCTCCGGTGTCGGCACCCGCTCCGAGCCCGACGTCGTACGCCGCATCGTGGCCGAGGTGAAGGGGGTCGTGGATCGTCGCGAGGCCTACTTCCGCAACAACGGCATCGACTCGATCGAGACCTACCGCTCCCGCCGCGCCCAGGGTCGCGCCGACGACGGCTACGGCGACGTGTTCCTCGTGGTCGACGGCTGGAGCACCCTGCGCTCCGACTTCGACGACCTCGAGATCGAGCTGCAGGCCCTGGCCCAGCGCGGACTGACCTTCGGTGTCCACCTGCTCGTCGCCGCCGGGCGCTGGGCCGACTTCCGTGCCGCGCTCCGTGACATCTTCGGGACCCGCCTGGAGCTGCGGCTCGGTGACCCGCTCGACTCCGAGATCGATCGCAAGGTGGCCCAGCTGGTGCCGACCGGGCGTCCCGGCCGAGGCCTGATGGCCGGCAAGCTGCACTTCCTCGGCGCGCTCCCACGCATCGACGGCGACCAGGATGCCGCCACCCTGGGTGACGGTGTCGAGGACCTGATCCGGCGTACGACCGAGGCATGGCGGGGCCCGAGCGGCCCCAAGGTGCGACTGCTGCCGTCGAAGGTCACGCTGGAGCGAGTGCGCGAGCAGGCCGGCGACTCGGCCGCGCGCAGGATCCTGCTCGGCATCAACGAGAAGGAGCTCGCCCCGGTCTCCATCGACATGGACGCCGAGCCGCACCTGCTGGTCCTGGGTGACGGGCAGTCGGGCAAGAGCGCCCTGCTGCGTGCTGTGGTGCAGGAGATCGTGCGCACCCGCTCGCCCAAGGAAGCCCAGATCATCTCGATCGACTACCGGCGCTCGCTGCTCGGGGAGATTCCCGAGGCCTACAACCTCGACTACCTGACCAGTGCCACCCAGGCTGGCCCCGCTCTCAAGGACCTCGCCGAGTACCTGACCAACCGGTTGCCCGGACCCGATGTCACGCCCGACCAGCTGCGCGCCCGCTCGTGGTGGACCGGGGCCGACGCGTTCGTTCTGGTCGACGACTACGACCTGGTGGCCACCCAGCAGGGGTCACCCGTGCACGCACTGGCCCCGCTGCTGGCGCAGGCCAAGGACACCGGCTTCCACCTGATCGTGACCCGTCGATCGGGTGGCGCCTCGCGGGCCATGTACGACCCGATCATCCAGACGATCCGCGACCTGGCCATGCCGGGCATCCTGCTCTCCGGCAACCCGGAGGAGGGCCTGCTCCTGGGCAACCTGCGGGCCAAGCCGCAGCCTCCCGGCCGGGGCCGGCTCATCACCCGTGACCGAGGCGTCGAAGCCCTCCAGCTGGCCTGGAGCGAGCCGGTCGAGGGCTGA
- a CDS encoding LysE family translocator — translation MPTTNHLVAFVLASLLFIQVPGPSLLFTIGRALTVGRRDALLSVVGNALGLVSQVVGVALGLGALVAASAAAYTALKLVGAAYVVYLGIQAIRHRADARRAMEAPDEVEPAGSVGGAVWTGFLVGATNPKTIVFFAAFLPQFVNPAAPTTPQLLLLGVVFGVLAVCSDTCWALAASRARDWFARKPQRLDGLGVTGGVMMVGLGAGLAVTGHTTQ, via the coding sequence GTGCCCACCACCAACCACCTGGTCGCCTTCGTGCTCGCCTCGCTCCTGTTCATCCAGGTGCCGGGGCCCAGCCTGCTGTTCACCATCGGGCGCGCACTGACCGTCGGGCGGCGCGACGCGCTGCTCTCCGTGGTCGGCAACGCGCTCGGACTGGTCAGCCAGGTCGTCGGCGTGGCCCTCGGGCTCGGGGCGCTCGTGGCCGCGTCTGCCGCGGCGTACACCGCCCTCAAGCTGGTGGGCGCGGCGTACGTCGTGTACCTCGGCATCCAGGCGATCCGTCACCGTGCTGATGCGCGACGGGCGATGGAGGCCCCCGACGAGGTCGAGCCGGCCGGGTCCGTGGGCGGCGCGGTGTGGACGGGCTTCCTCGTGGGTGCGACGAACCCGAAGACGATCGTCTTCTTCGCTGCCTTCCTGCCGCAGTTCGTCAACCCTGCGGCCCCCACGACCCCGCAGCTGCTGCTGCTCGGGGTGGTCTTCGGTGTGCTCGCCGTCTGCTCCGACACCTGCTGGGCGCTGGCTGCATCACGAGCCCGTGACTGGTTCGCCCGCAAGCCACAGCGGCTCGACGGTCTCGGGGTCACCGGTGGCGTGATGATGGTCGGCCTCGGCGCCGGGCTCGCGGTCACCGGCCACACCACCCAGTGA
- a CDS encoding type II toxin-antitoxin system VapB family antitoxin, with translation MIFKRVGDSRPYPDHGMNSRAWSQVAPRQVRLDELITTKDTLHLSALLDEDGTFYGDLFAHVVYWRRELYLEDGLHRALRAALQQRNVLHARVHILEG, from the coding sequence GTGATCTTCAAGCGCGTGGGCGACTCCCGCCCCTACCCCGACCATGGGATGAACTCCCGCGCATGGTCCCAGGTCGCGCCTCGTCAGGTGCGACTCGACGAGCTGATCACCACCAAGGACACCCTCCACCTGAGCGCGCTGCTCGACGAGGACGGCACCTTCTACGGCGACCTGTTCGCGCACGTCGTCTACTGGCGCCGCGAGCTCTACCTCGAGGACGGCCTCCACCGCGCGCTGCGGGCAGCACTCCAGCAGCGCAACGTCCTGCACGCCCGCGTCCACATCCTGGAGGGCTGA
- a CDS encoding LytR C-terminal domain-containing protein has product MDRRQTSATTLGVLGLICVFMLVFGLTQATKGFPKSSFGGSTPVCVDKTIPKGSKVRTGDITVSVFNAGQRSGLASKTMEQLIVRGFGPGDSGNARRSGVKRVEVRAAQQDTAARLVAAQFGAGTRVVTDKELLGVGIVVVVGDDFKALIKKSPRKMKAAEDTRVCTPPLD; this is encoded by the coding sequence ATGGACCGCCGCCAGACATCGGCCACGACCCTGGGCGTGCTCGGGCTGATCTGCGTGTTCATGCTCGTCTTCGGGCTCACCCAGGCGACCAAGGGCTTTCCGAAGTCCTCGTTCGGTGGCAGCACCCCGGTGTGTGTCGACAAGACGATCCCCAAGGGTTCCAAGGTCCGCACCGGCGACATCACCGTCAGCGTCTTCAACGCGGGCCAGCGCTCGGGCCTGGCCAGCAAGACGATGGAGCAGCTGATCGTGCGTGGCTTCGGTCCCGGCGACAGTGGCAACGCTCGCAGGAGCGGGGTGAAGCGTGTGGAGGTTCGGGCGGCCCAGCAGGACACCGCGGCCCGTCTGGTGGCCGCCCAGTTCGGGGCCGGCACCCGCGTCGTGACCGACAAGGAGCTCCTCGGCGTCGGCATCGTGGTCGTCGTCGGCGACGACTTCAAGGCGCTGATCAAGAAGTCGCCGCGCAAGATGAAGGCCGCCGAGGACACCCGCGTCTGCACGCCGCCGCTCGACTGA
- a CDS encoding potassium/proton antiporter, producing MPLSFDAHQLDQFLLLGSIVTLAAILAVRLSSRAGLPSLLIYLLMGVALGEAGVGIVFEDAAMAHAIGFGALALILAEGGISTKWSEIRPVIGLGASLATLGVVVSVTVMAVAGHLLLGLPWELALLLGAVCSPTDAAAVFSVLRVVPLPRRITGTLEAESGLNDAPTVVLVALISSGALAEDSILEIVAVIVFELVAGVAFGLAVGFGGAWVMRRIALPSSGLYPLAILCLATGAYASAAAVHASGFAAIYVAALVLGNAELPHRAATKSFTEGIGWMAQIGLFVMLGLLLSPERIDGQTLVFALVAGVVLTLVARPVSVVISSVVRPMAWRDLTFISWAGLRGAVPIVLTTIPLAAGVDDAEQLFDIVFIMVIVFTLVTGPTLPLLARLLKVAQRSEPRDLDVEAAPLERIAADLLQITISANSRMHGVEVGELRLPQGASVALVIRDGESRVPEWRTVLRRGDELLVVTPRRLRARTDDRLRQVSRGGRLAQWLGNDASPADD from the coding sequence GTGCCCTTGTCCTTCGACGCCCACCAGCTCGATCAGTTCCTGCTGCTGGGGTCGATCGTCACCTTGGCCGCGATCCTGGCGGTGCGTCTCTCCAGTCGGGCCGGACTGCCCAGCCTGTTGATCTACCTGCTGATGGGTGTCGCCCTCGGTGAGGCCGGTGTCGGCATCGTCTTCGAGGACGCGGCGATGGCGCACGCCATCGGGTTCGGGGCCCTGGCCCTGATCCTGGCCGAAGGTGGCATCAGCACCAAGTGGTCCGAGATCCGCCCGGTGATCGGCCTCGGTGCCTCCCTGGCCACGCTCGGCGTGGTGGTCAGCGTCACCGTGATGGCGGTCGCGGGCCACCTGCTCCTCGGGTTGCCCTGGGAGCTGGCCCTGCTCCTCGGCGCCGTGTGCTCGCCGACCGATGCTGCGGCCGTGTTCTCCGTGCTGCGCGTGGTGCCGTTGCCGCGGCGGATCACCGGCACCCTGGAGGCGGAGTCCGGCCTCAACGACGCACCCACCGTGGTCCTGGTCGCGTTGATCTCCAGCGGGGCGCTCGCTGAGGACTCGATCCTCGAGATCGTTGCGGTGATCGTCTTCGAGCTGGTCGCGGGTGTCGCGTTCGGCCTGGCCGTCGGCTTCGGTGGGGCCTGGGTGATGCGTCGGATCGCACTGCCGTCGTCGGGCCTCTACCCGCTCGCCATCCTGTGCCTGGCGACTGGCGCGTACGCCTCCGCGGCGGCCGTCCACGCCTCTGGCTTTGCCGCGATCTACGTCGCGGCGCTGGTGCTCGGCAATGCCGAGCTCCCGCACCGTGCCGCCACCAAGTCCTTCACCGAGGGCATCGGCTGGATGGCCCAGATCGGCCTGTTCGTCATGCTCGGCCTCCTGCTCTCCCCGGAACGCATCGACGGCCAGACGCTGGTCTTCGCACTGGTCGCCGGGGTCGTGCTCACCCTGGTCGCCCGGCCGGTCTCGGTGGTGATCAGCTCAGTGGTGCGGCCGATGGCGTGGCGCGACCTCACCTTCATCTCGTGGGCAGGGCTGCGCGGTGCAGTGCCGATCGTGCTCACCACGATTCCGCTGGCGGCGGGGGTCGACGACGCCGAGCAGCTGTTCGACATCGTCTTCATCATGGTCATCGTGTTCACCCTGGTGACCGGTCCGACGCTGCCGCTGCTGGCTCGGCTGCTCAAGGTCGCCCAACGGTCCGAGCCCCGTGACCTCGACGTGGAGGCGGCGCCGCTCGAGCGGATCGCCGCCGACCTGCTCCAGATCACGATCAGCGCCAACTCCCGCATGCACGGTGTCGAGGTGGGTGAGCTCCGGCTGCCCCAGGGTGCCTCGGTGGCGCTGGTCATCCGGGACGGCGAGTCACGGGTGCCCGAGTGGCGTACCGTCCTGCGGCGGGGTGACGAGCTGCTCGTGGTCACCCCGCGACGACTGCGCGCACGCACCGACGACCGCCTGCGCCAGGTCTCCCGGGGAGGCCGGCTCGCGCAGTGGCTCGGCAACGACGCGAGCCCGGCCGACGACTGA
- a CDS encoding FAD-binding protein has translation MSGTELPEVLDASDLTPDVETYDVVVVGFGISGGCAALEAARSGARVLLLERAAVHGGTSAMSGGAFYLGGGTAVQAATGHDDSVEEMVNYLTAVSRDPDAEKIRAYCEGSVEHFGWLEALGFEFERSYYEKKAVIQPGTEGLMYTGNEKVHPFNTAAVPAPRGHKVPVAGDTEGTKLVMDLLRDRLADEGVEVRYETGANGLVVEDGAVVGVRWKKFAETGLVRCRAVVLAAGGFVMNKDMVATFTPNLAEKPFVLGTTYDDGLGIRLGESVGGATAFMEEAFITAPFYPPSRLVKGIVVNKEGKRFVAEDSYHARTSSFVMDQPDHAAYLIVDSDHIEHPAFPLAPFIDGWETVEEMEAGLGLPTGSLVATLSAYNEHAARGEDPELHKQPEWLAPQDQGPWGAFDLTLGKALYAGFTMGGLVTDADGRVRREDGATITGLYAAGACASNIAQDAKGYSTGTQLGEGSFFGRRAGRHAARTAAS, from the coding sequence ATGAGTGGAACCGAGCTGCCCGAGGTCCTCGATGCCTCAGACCTCACCCCCGACGTCGAGACCTACGACGTGGTCGTCGTCGGCTTCGGGATCTCCGGAGGGTGCGCCGCCCTGGAGGCCGCGCGCAGCGGCGCCCGGGTCCTGCTCCTCGAGCGTGCCGCGGTGCACGGCGGGACCTCGGCGATGAGCGGCGGCGCGTTCTACCTCGGCGGCGGAACCGCGGTGCAGGCCGCCACCGGCCACGACGACAGCGTCGAGGAGATGGTCAACTACCTCACCGCCGTCTCCCGAGACCCCGACGCGGAGAAGATCCGCGCCTACTGCGAGGGAAGTGTCGAGCACTTCGGCTGGCTCGAGGCCCTCGGCTTCGAGTTCGAGCGCTCGTACTACGAGAAGAAGGCCGTGATCCAGCCGGGCACGGAGGGCCTGATGTACACCGGCAACGAGAAGGTCCACCCCTTCAACACCGCCGCCGTGCCGGCTCCGCGCGGGCACAAGGTGCCCGTTGCCGGAGACACCGAGGGCACCAAGCTGGTGATGGACCTGCTCCGCGACCGGCTCGCCGACGAGGGCGTCGAGGTGCGCTACGAGACCGGCGCGAACGGCCTCGTGGTCGAGGACGGCGCCGTGGTCGGCGTGCGTTGGAAGAAGTTCGCCGAGACCGGCCTGGTCCGGTGCCGGGCGGTGGTGCTGGCCGCGGGCGGGTTCGTGATGAACAAGGACATGGTCGCCACGTTCACCCCCAACCTCGCCGAGAAGCCCTTCGTCCTCGGGACGACGTACGACGACGGGCTGGGCATCCGCCTGGGCGAGTCGGTCGGCGGAGCCACCGCCTTCATGGAGGAGGCGTTCATCACTGCCCCGTTCTACCCGCCCTCGCGCCTGGTCAAGGGGATCGTGGTCAACAAGGAGGGGAAGCGGTTCGTCGCCGAGGACAGCTATCACGCCCGCACCTCCAGCTTCGTCATGGACCAGCCCGACCACGCGGCGTACCTCATCGTCGACAGCGACCACATCGAGCACCCCGCCTTCCCGCTGGCGCCCTTCATCGACGGCTGGGAGACGGTCGAGGAGATGGAGGCCGGTCTCGGGCTGCCGACCGGCTCCTTGGTCGCCACGCTCTCGGCGTACAACGAGCACGCCGCGCGCGGCGAGGACCCCGAGCTGCACAAGCAGCCCGAGTGGTTGGCCCCGCAGGACCAAGGACCGTGGGGCGCCTTCGACCTCACTCTCGGCAAGGCGCTCTACGCCGGCTTCACGATGGGCGGTCTGGTCACCGACGCGGACGGACGTGTCCGCCGTGAGGACGGCGCCACCATCACCGGGCTCTACGCCGCCGGCGCGTGCGCGTCGAACATCGCGCAGGACGCCAAGGGCTACTCCACCGGCACCCAGCTCGGCGAGGGCTCGTTCTTCGGCCGCCGGGCCGGCCGTCACGCCGCACGAACCGCGGCTTCCTGA
- a CDS encoding pyridoxal phosphate-dependent aminotransferase, translating to MTDRLTVASRANVPPFHVMDLLAAAGERQRTHGDMVNFVAGQPSSGAPAPVLAEAIRLLGSGDPLGYTVATGVPDLREAIAAHHQRMHGIEVDRDDVVVTTGSSGGFLLAFLAAFEPGDRVAMARPGYACYRNVLTALGCEVVEVDCGPETRFQPTVAQLEELVATTGPIKGLVVASPANPTGTMLLPEELAALATWCETNAIQLVSDEIYHGIEYATSGPTSRSAWETSREAVVFSSFSKYFSMTGWRIGWMLVPERLRRPVDVLTGNFTICPPAIAQYAALAAFTDASYAELDSHVHRYAANRKVLLEGLPHLGIDKLAPADGAFYAYADIAHLTDDSMAWCLELLRHTGVAVAPGVDFDTVRGNQHIRFSFAGSTDDIRTGLQRLAGFLGRT from the coding sequence ATGACCGACCGTCTCACCGTCGCCAGCCGTGCCAACGTCCCGCCCTTCCACGTGATGGACCTGCTCGCCGCCGCGGGTGAGCGGCAACGCACCCATGGCGACATGGTCAACTTCGTGGCCGGCCAGCCCAGCAGCGGTGCCCCGGCCCCGGTGCTCGCCGAGGCGATCCGGCTGCTGGGCTCCGGTGACCCGCTGGGCTACACGGTCGCCACCGGTGTCCCCGACCTGCGCGAGGCGATCGCCGCCCACCACCAGCGCATGCACGGCATCGAGGTCGACAGGGATGACGTGGTCGTCACCACCGGCTCGAGCGGCGGCTTCCTGCTGGCCTTCCTGGCCGCCTTCGAGCCAGGTGACCGGGTGGCGATGGCTCGCCCGGGCTACGCCTGCTACCGCAACGTGCTCACCGCACTCGGGTGTGAGGTCGTCGAGGTCGACTGCGGGCCCGAGACCCGTTTCCAGCCCACCGTTGCCCAGCTCGAGGAGCTGGTCGCCACCACCGGGCCGATCAAGGGCCTCGTGGTGGCCAGCCCCGCGAACCCGACCGGCACCATGCTGCTGCCCGAGGAGCTCGCCGCCCTGGCCACCTGGTGCGAGACGAACGCGATCCAGCTGGTCAGCGACGAGATCTACCACGGCATCGAGTACGCCACCTCCGGCCCGACCAGCCGCAGTGCCTGGGAGACCTCGCGCGAGGCGGTGGTCTTCTCGTCGTTCTCGAAGTACTTCTCGATGACCGGGTGGCGGATCGGCTGGATGCTGGTGCCCGAGCGACTGCGCCGACCCGTCGACGTGCTCACCGGCAACTTCACCATCTGCCCGCCGGCGATCGCCCAGTACGCCGCGCTCGCCGCCTTCACCGACGCGTCGTACGCCGAGCTCGACAGTCACGTGCATCGTTATGCAGCCAACCGCAAGGTCCTCCTCGAAGGGCTGCCGCACCTGGGCATCGACAAGCTGGCGCCGGCAGACGGCGCCTTCTACGCGTACGCCGACATCGCCCACCTCACCGATGACTCGATGGCCTGGTGCCTGGAGCTGCTCCGGCACACCGGCGTGGCCGTGGCGCCCGGCGTGGACTTCGACACGGTGCGCGGCAACCAACACATCCGCTTCAGCTTTGCCGGCTCGACCGACGACATCCGCACGGGGTTGCAACGCCTCGCCGGGTTCCTCGGCCGCACGTGA